The following proteins are encoded in a genomic region of Amphiura filiformis chromosome 18, Afil_fr2py, whole genome shotgun sequence:
- the LOC140138693 gene encoding protein SHQ1 homolog, with protein sequence MLTPSFQLSQDDTFLTIVIKARYAKISEAEIYVDGAIFKFYSKPYFLRLTLPGCIIEDGRESAKYDADKGYFTVTVPKETQGEYFDGLDMLTTLLAPVGKTSATEPVLEVIDTPAGNEHDQEITYGEDEAGKEEAEEEEEEEEIDWQVPQEPFVEDEMSMGGSTYYGFANRRTGVFERLQDELCGIVDIPKPDCMTLSARREERQQAEQLKFDEDHYIADFLEDDCIQSVLEYKPPWDVDYRKLMKGQSDEGKLLGPEISDSLVVLSEEERDQMMKLSKKNYLLDQKTEASVLLGLIDVLFAYAYDVRTTEGEHSVESAWTICKLSPTLSWLDWFTSLDDVINACFTRGLCYPLYRHWQLNLQVLEDVTMMFHLGRKQLLKCLLDIHRILSQDEPHYILNDLYITDYCVWIQSIGRAKILSLAQALDKFQIDKSQMALDLQKIEQTAATIKDDDDGDADEAVEDSDDTSDESDDDSEDDDSDDDSADEGDDESEDIMAKLTNAGKVKSKKRTHASNGGRDAGSKPCYYQYGYPDVLKIRHQLQGADDDFITEEDELVDRPLSDCFGNDSIPKTLISECVVMNAKDDIKQSEDIDLNDDINRVGIDTTTAADRDIITSKEEHVSVDTSTSPLVPTSSTNLSPSSQGKFGMHNIEEIVAALDDFAITNSEECEGSSYDASSPSIPPSSVKFSQSSQDDLVTSPSGRSSSGILSPSSQEGIMTQFKPGTDAICGSWNQRELDVDDLPTDAMMYPDGSPDVENLPKNKNLKEDEGSFESWMKAAPNQKIEVFSNT encoded by the exons ATGCTTACGCCATCATTCCAACTTTCCCAAGATGATACATTTCTCACAATAGTGATCAAAGCTCGCTATGCCAAGATCTCGGAGGCAGAAATCTATGTGGATGGCGCAATCTTCAAGTTTTACTCCAAACCTTACTTTTTAAG GTTAACACTACCAGGGTGCATCATTGAAGATGGACGAGAATCAGCGAAGTATGATGCAGACAAAG GTTATTTCACCGTCACTGTTCCTAAGGAGACTCAGGGGGAATACTTTGATGGCTTGGACATGTTGACTACATTACTGGCCCCAGTAGGGAAGACGTCAGCGACAGAGCCGGTTCTGGAAGTTATTG ATACACCAGCTGGGAATGAACATGACCAGGAAATAACCTATGGAGAAGATGAAGCAGGGAAGGAAGAGgctgaggaggaggaggaggaggaggagatagATTGGCAGGTCCCCCAGGAACCATTTGTGGAAGATGAGATGAGCATGGGTGGGTCAACGTACTATGGCTTTGCCAATCGGAGGACTGGTGTGTTTGAACGACTTCAG GACGAGTTATGTGGTATTGTAGATATACCCAAGCCAGACTGTATGACATTATCTGCTAGGAGGGAGGAAAGACAACAAGCAGAACAGCTCAAGTTTGACGAGGACCATTACAT TGCTGATTTCCTAGAGGATGATTGCATTCAGTCTGTGCTAGAGTACAAGCCACCATGGGATGTTGACTACAGGAAACTGATGAAGGGTCAGAGTGATGAGGGAAAGCTCTTAGGACCTGAGATCAGTGATTCTTTAG TTGTTCTATCAGAGGAGGAAAGAGATCAGATGATGAAGCTATCCAAGAAGAACTACCTGCTGGACCAGAAGACAGAAGCAAGTGTGCTGTTGGGTTTAATTGATGTACTGTTTGCTTATGCCTATGATGTACGCACAACGGAAGGAGAGCATTCT GTTGAGTCAGCATGGACCATCTGTAAACTAAGCCCCACTTTATCTTGGTTAGACTGGTTCACATCACTTGATGATGTCATCAATGCATGCTTCACCAGGGGTCTATGTTACCCACTCTACAGACATTGGCAGTTAAACCTACAGGTCTTAGAGGATGTTACTATGATGTTTCATTTAG GTCGTAAGCAACTCCTGAAGTGTTTGCTGGACATTCATAGAATCTTATCACAGGATGAGCCTCACTACATACTTAATGATCTGTATATAACAGACTACTGTGTTTGGATACAGTCCATCGGCAGAGCAAAGATTCTCTCTCTTGCACAAGCTTTGGATAAG TTTCAAATCGACAAATCACAAATGGCGCTTGATCTCCAAAAAATTGAGCAGACAGCAGCaaccatcaaagatgatgatgatggggatGCAGATGAAGCTGTGGAAGATAGCGATGATACCAGTGATGAGAGTGACGATGACAGCGAAGATGACGATAGCGATGATGACAGCGCGGATGAAGGAGATGATGAAAGTGAGGACATTATGGCAAAATTAACGAATGCAGGAAAGGTGAAGAGTAAGAAACGAACGCATGCTTCTAACGGTGGTAGGGATGCAGGTAGTAAACCTTGCTATTATCAATATGGCTACCCAGATGTCTTGAAGATTAGACACCAGCTCCAAGGTGCTGATGATGATTTTATCACTGAGGAAGATGAACTGGTAGACAGGCCACTGAGTGATTGTTTTGGAAACGATTCAATACCAAAGACATTGATATCTGAATGTGTAGTAATGAACGCTAAAGACGACATTAAACAGAGCGAAGATATCGATTTGAATGATGATATAAATCGTGTGGGTATTGATACAACGACAGCTGCTGACAGAGATATTATAACATCCAAGGAGGAGCATGTTTCAGTAGATACATCCACATCACCATTAGTACCAACCTCCTCCACTAATCTCTCTCCAAGCTCTCAAGGTAAATTTGGAATGCATAATATCGAAGAAATAGTTGCAGCTCTTGATGACTTTGCGATCACGAATTCGGAAGAATGTGAAGGTTCCTCATACGATGCATCTTCGCCATCTATACCACCATCTTCCGTTAAGTTCTCTCAAAGTTCACAAGATGACCTTGTGACGTCTCCCTCCGGACGGTCATCATCCGGTATTCTTTCACCAAGCTCCCAAGAGGGAATCATGACTCAATTCAAGCCTGGGACAGATGCAATATGTGGTTCTTGGAATCAGAGAGAACTAGATGTTGACGACCTTCCTACTGATGCTATGATGTATCCAGATGGAAGTCCTGATGTAGAGAATTTGCCCAAGAATAAGAACTTGAAGGAAGATGAGGGTTCTTTTGAATCCTGGATGAAAGCGGCACCAAATCAAAAGATTGAGGTATTTTCAAATACTTAA